GCGAGCTGGTCCAAGGTCCACGGCCTCGGCACCGACGCCGTCGTCGTCGCCGACCGCTCCTCGGCCAGGACCTTCTACTCACTGTCCGGCGGCACGCTCCACGCCAGCACGGACGGCGGCGCGACCTTCACCGCCCGCGCCACGAACCTGCCCGCCGGCAGGGTCACGGCCGTCCCCGGCGTCGCCGGAGACCTGTGGATCGCCGGCGGCGGCCAGGGGCTGCTGCACTCCACCGACGGCGGCCGCACCTTCACCACGCTCACCACGGTGCGGTCCGCGTCCGCCCTCGGCTTCGGCAAGGCCGCACCCGGCGCCTCCTACCAGGCCCTCTACCTGATCGGTACCGTCAAGGACGTCACCGGAGTCTTCCGCTCCACCGACAAGGGCGCCACCTGGCTCCGCGTCAACGACGACGCCCACCAGTGGGGCGCCATCGGAGGCGTCGGCGTCGTCACCGGCGACCCCGACACCTACGGCCGCGTCTACGTCGGCACCAACGGACGCGGCCTCCAGTACGGCGACCCGTCCTGACCCTCCCCCCGAGCGGGGCCGCAGGCACGGTGCCTGCGGCCCCGGCAGGTGCTACGGCCCCGAGGGGCGACCCGTTGCCGACACGCCTCGCGGGCTGCTTGCGCGGCCGGCTCAGTCGGACCGGGCGGGGGCTCGTAGTTCGACCTTGTACCCGCCCTGTGGGGTGGATTCGGCGGTGAGGACGCCGTCGAGCAGTTCGGCGCGTTCCTTCAGACCGATGAGGCCGTGGTGGGCGCTGGGCAGGGCGACAGACGGCCGGGTGGGGGCGGAGTTGGTCACGGTGACGCCGAAGTGGTGTGCGTCGTGCCACAGGCGTACCTCGGCGCGGGCGCCGGGGGCGTGTTTGCGCACGTTGGTGAGTGCTTCCTGGACCGTACGGTAGACGGTGCGCTGAGCGGTGGTGCTGATGCCGGCGGGGAGCTCCCCGGCCAGGGTGGTCTCGATGCCGCTGTTGGCGATGAGCTGCTGGAGGTCGGCGAGGGTGGGCTGGGGGGTGAGTGCGGTTTCCCTGCCGCCTGAGGCGCGGAGCAGGGTGACCATGTGGCGGAGTTCGTCCAGGGTGTTCGTGCTCAGGGTGCGGATGGTGCGAGCCGCCTCTCGGGCGTCGAGGTCCTTGGCGGCCACCTGCATCGCCCCGGCCTGCACGGCGATGAGGCTGACCTGGTGGGAGACGACGTCGTGCATCTCGCGGGCGAGTTGGGCGCGCTCGCTGGCGAGGACGGTCTGGGCGTGCAGGGCACGTTCGTGTTCCCGGGCCTCTTCGACCTCGACGAGCTGTCGGGCCACGTCGTGCCTGGCCTGCACGAGCTGGCCGAACAGCACGGGGGCGACGGCCGTGGCCAGCGTGTAGACGAACTGGACGAGCGTCCATGTCCGGTCGCCGTCGAACGCGTCGGACAACGGCCAGACGAGGGTGTCCACCCCCGCGTTCAGCAGGGCACAGCCGGCCAGCATCGGTCGGTTGCGGGTGGACGCGGCCAGTGTGTACAGGGCGGTTATCGGCGCGACCGCGACGTCCATGAACAGGGTCATGGGCAGGGTGAACAGGAAGACGGCAAGCGGGAAGCGCCTGCGCAGGAACAACGCCGTGCTGCCGAGGGCGACGCAGGCCCAGACGAGAGGGGTCCCCTCGCCGTAGAGGTTGATCCAGGCGTCGAGCACGGCGAGGACGACGAGACCCCCGTCGACGGCCCAGGGGGGTACGCGCCGCCACAGTGCCCGGCCCGTGCTCATCGCCCGTTGTCCCGTGACGGGTTGTCGCCGTTCCTGCCGAGCAGTCCGGCGCGCTCGGCGAGCAGTGCGGCCTGGACACGGCCGGCGACCCGCAGTTTGTTCAGGATCGAGCTGACGTGGTCCTTGACGGTGCCCGCGCTCAGATGGATACGGGTGCCGATCTCGGCGTTGGACAGTCCTTCCGCGACCAGGACGAGGACGGCGCGCTCCCGGTCGCTGAGCAGGTTCACGCGTGCCACCTCCGCGTCCTGGGGTGCTCCCGCCCCAGGGTGACCGCGCAGCAGCGCGCGTGAGGCTTTCGGGGACATCACCACCCCGCCGGCGGCCAGGGTGCGCACGAGCTGGGCGAGCTGCTCGGGTTCGGTGTCCTTGAGCAGGAAGCCGGCGGCACCCGACCGCAGCGCGGTGAGGATGTACTCGTCGGTGTCGAAGGTGGTCAGCATGGCGACGTGCGGCGGTGCGGCCAGTTCCTGGATCTTCCGCAGGACGGTCAGGCCGTCTACGTCCGGCATGCGGATGTCGAGGAGTACGACGTCCGGCCTCTCGCGCCGGATGACGTCGGCCGCCTGCGCCCCCTCGGCGGTCGCGACGACCTCGATGCCGTCGGACGCGTTCAGGATCATCTGGAAACCGGACCGCACCAGGGCCTCGTCATCCACCACCACTACCCGGATCACCGGCGTTCCGCCTCACACTCGTCTGCTCCGTCCGGCCTCTCGGCGATCCGTGTCGGCACCCGCACCGGGGCGTACACGCTCTCGTACGGTGATCGCCTGCCGTCGACAGTACGTCCGGCAGGGTACGCGGTGGCGCGATGACCGTGGAGTGTGGACATCCGGCGGGTCGGCTCCAGCCGTTCGGGGGGACGATCCCGCCCGTCGGCGGGCAGTGCACGAAGGACGGCGGATGGTGTCCGTCGTCCTCGTCCGCTGGAGTCGGTCCATGGGCCCGCACGAGTCCGCGGGCCGCAGCCGTTTCCCTACCGATCGAGGACGACCCCGTCATGCCCCGCCCGTTCCTGCGTCAGCCCGTCCGCGCTCTGCGTCGCTGTGCGGCGCGACCCCGTGTGCTCTTCGGGGGTGTGTACGGGGCGGTGCTGGCCAGTTCCATGGTGGCCGCCCTGACGGAACAGGGTGAGACGGCGCCCGCCGACCGGCTCAACAGCGCCCAATGGCTCCTGGTGACGGCTTTCGCCTCGGCCTTGGCCCACGGCTACGCGCATCTGATGGCCCTGCGTGGCGACCGGACCCATCACGGTGTGCGCGCCGGCGTGCGGCTGTTGCTGTCCGAGTGGCCGTTGGTGGTGGCGACGGTGCCGACGCTGGGCGTGCTGCTCGGCGCCGCCTGGGGATGGTGGCCCACGGCGGACGTCGAGTGCGTGGTCTTCGCCGTGAACGTGGTGCTGCTGTTCGCCTGGGGTCTGTCCGCGGCCCGCGCCGCCGGTCGCACCTGGGGCTCCGCCGTGAGGATCGGCACGGTGGACGCGTTGCTCGGCCTCGTGGTCGTGGTGGCCAACGCCGTCATCAAGTAGGACGGTGGGCCGTCCGGGCCCGCGAACCGTCCTGGGCGCTGTTCCGCCACTCGGCGGGGCTGGTCCCGGGGGTCGGCGGGGATCTCACCGAAGCCCGTCGGATGGTCCGCTTCCTGGCGGCGCCCGGAGATTGTCCGTATGACACAGATACAGCCGCCGCAGGAGAACTCGCCTCCACTGCCCCGCACTTCGACCGAGTCCGCCAGGAAGCTCTCCGGAGGTCCCTCGACGGGGCGCCTGGTCGGGGTGGATCTGGCCCGCGCGCTGGCGGTGTTCGGCATGTACATCGTGCACATCGGCCCGCCGCTGTCGGCCACGGACGGCGTCGCCAGATGGGTCCGGTACCTTGCCGACGGCCACTCGTCGGTTCTGTTCGCCACCCTCGCCGGGTTCTCGCTGATGCTGATCGCCGGGCGCCGTGAGCCGAAGACCGGCCTGGCGGGCCGGCAGGCGAAGGCCCGGATCGCGATCCGCGCCGTGGTCCTGCTGGCGCTGGGCACCGTGCTGGCGATGGAGTACGGGGGAGTGATCATCCTCGGCTTCTACGGTGTCTACTTCCTCCTCGCCCTGCCCCTGCTGCGGCTGTCCGCCAAGGCACTGGCGATCACCGCGGCCGGGCTCGCGCTCGTCACACCCCAGCTGGCGTTCGTCCTGAACTCGCGGCTCAGCGAGTCCGTCCAGCAGACCATCGACGCCTACGACCCGCTCAAGAAGATCAGCGAGGTCGGCGTGCTCGACCTGCTGCTCACCGGCTTCTATCCGACGATCACGTGGATGTCGTTCGTGGTCGCCGGCATGGCGCTGGCCCGCCTCGACCTGTCGTCCGTCCCCGTCCAGCGTCGCCTGGCCGCGCTCGGTGCCGCTCTGACCGTCGGCGCGTACGGCCTGTCCCTGCTGCTGGCGGGCAAGGACGCGCTGCGCAGCATGGCGGAGGACGGGAAGTCGTCCGCCGGGTTCGAGAAGGCGTCGTCCTTCGGCAGCGGATCCTTCGAGGCCCCCCAGCGGGCGGCCTCGGAACTGCTGTCCGCCGGGCCGCACAGCGGCACCACCTTCGACATCATCGGCAGCGTCGGCGTCGCCATCCTCGTGGTCGTCGGTGCGACGGTGCTCATGGACCGCCTGCCGCGCCTGCGCAGCCTGGCGAAACCCGTCATCGCCGTGGGCACCATGTCCCTGACGGCCTACGTCGGTCACTTCCTTGCCCAGCCCATGCTCGGCATATCGGCCGGCGAAAGCAGCCAGACGTCCTGGATCCCCGTGCTCCTGTTCATCCTCGGAGCGATCGCGTTCGCCGCGGGCTGGTCCCGCTTCTTCCGCCGCGGACCGATGGAGGCGTTGCTCAACGCCGCCACCAAGACGGCGAAGCACATCCGATGAGGCCGGGCCGGGACGGTCGGCACGCATGGCCCGTCCCGGCTGCGCCGATCCACGTGACCCGCAAGGGCTGTTCCCGTCAGCCCTTGCGGGGGCGGTGCCCGGCGCGGGCGTGCCGGTCACGGCTCACGGCACAGCAGCGTAGCCCGGTGTCGGCGGCACGCCGCCGACTGGACCCCCGCTCGATCAGGCGTGGCACTCCTCGTGGTCTCTGCGTGCACCTCCGCCCCGCCGTGCGGCGGGGGCGGCCGGTGGGACACCCGCCCTACCCGCCGGGGCGCCCCGCCGGGGTCAGGAGCTGGGTCGCGGCCAGCTGTGTGTACAGCTCGTCCCTGTCCACCAGTTCCTCATGGGTGCCGATCGCACGGACCGTGCCGGCGTCCATGACGACGATGCGCTCGGCGTTCGTGACCGTCGACAGGCGGTGTGCCACCACCAGGACGGTGGTCTCGCGTGCCGTCTCGGCGATGACGTCCCGCAGCGCCAGCTCGTTGACGGCGTCGAGCTGCGAGGTCGCCTCGTCCAGGAGTAGCAGCCGGGGCCTGCGCAGCAGTGCGCGGGCGATCGCGACGCGCTGGCGTTCGCCGCCGGACAGCTTCGAGCCGCGGTGCCCGACCAGGGTGTCCAGGCCGTGCGGGAGACGGTCGACGAGCGTGTCGAGCCTGGTCCGGGCGAGGACGGCGCGGATGTCGTCGTCCGTCGCGCCGGGCGCGCTGAAGACCAGGTTCTCCCGCAGGGTGCCGGCCAGCACCGGCGCGTCCTGCTCGACGTACCCGATGGCGGACCGCAGCTCGGCCAGCGGCCACTGGCGTATGTCCTTGCCGTCTACCAGGATCCGGCCGCCGGTCGTCTCGTAGAACCGCTCGATGAGCGAGAAGACCGTCGACTTGCCCGCGCCCGAAGGCCCGACGAAGGCGGTCATCCCGGCGCCCGGCACCTCGAAGTCCACCTGCTGGTGGATGGGCGGCAGCCCCGGTCCGTAGCGGAAGGACACATCCTCGAAGCGGACCGACGCCGGACGCGCCTCGGTCCGCACCGGCTTGTACGTGGCCGGCCGCTCCGCCGCGAGGCGGTCCACCTCCTTGATCCGGGAGATCGCGGCCGCGCCCTCTTGGTACGCGGAGGCGGCCTCGACCAGCTTGTACACCGGCTCCATCAGGTAGAACAGGTACAGCAGGAAGGCGATGAGCGTGGAGACGGGGATGTCCCCGGACGCCACCCGTGCCCCGCCGACCGAGAGCACGGCGAGGAACGCCAGCTCGACGGCGAGGTTGTCCGCCGTTCCCAGCAGGGCCTCCCACTTCGCGCCGCGCACACCGTGGCGCCACGCCCGCCGGGCCGACGCCTCGATGCGAGCGGTCTCCCGCTGCTCGGCACCGGACGCCTTCACCGTGCGGAACGCGCCGAAGGCCCTCTCCAGGCCGGTGGACATCTCCCCGACCGCTGCCTGGGAACGCTCGGCGGCCTGCCCGATCTTCGGCATCACCAGGGCGGCGCCCGCGCCGACGGCCGCGACCACGACGAGGGTGACGCCGAGCAGGACGGCGTCCAGGAACGCCATCACCACGACCGCCGCGATCAGCGTGAGCGCCCCGGTCGCGGCGTTGACCACGGCCTGGGTGCTGACGGCCCGCAGGAGTGTGGTGTCGGAGGTGACCCGTGACATCAGATCGCCCGGCTGCATCCGGTCCACCGCCGTCAGCCGCAGGTGCAGCAGTCGGCCGATCAGGCTGCGGCGGGCGGCCAGGACCACCGACTCCGCCGTCCGCTCCAGGATATAGGCGCCGAACGCCTCGGCCACCGTGCTCAGCAGCACCAGCACGGTCAGCGCCAGCAGAATGGTGGTGAGCGTGCCACCGGACGAGAGCCGGTCGACCAGCGCCTTCGTGGCCAGCGGCTGCAGCAGCCCTCCGGCGGCCCCGACCAGCGCCAACAGCAGACCGAGTACGACGGTCCACCGGTGCGGTCGGACATACCCGTACAGCGCCTTGAGCGTCTCGCGGACGAGCAGGGACTCGGCACCCGTCGTCTCCGGGGCGGATGCGGTGTTCACAAGAATCCTCTCCTGGTGGTCTGCCGCTATGGCAGGGCGAACGCCCCGTAGCTGGCGTCACGACGGTCCGCCGCACCGGCCGGTGAACCGGTGTGAGATGGCCAGCTCGTGCTCGTGTGTACGGCGTGTCATGCCCCAGCCTGCAAGGCGGGACGTCTCTTCGACCATCCGAAGATCGTCGGGCGGACCCCCGCCGAGTGGCTGGAAGCGGAGATCCCCCACGGGGCGAGAGATCTGATGAACGGCGCCTCTATTGCCCCGCGAGTCGCCTGCTTCGCAGGGAGTCCGCACCGTCCGCATCCAGAGGTCCGCGGTGACTCCTCGAACGCCGTGGGGCCGGATCGACCCCTTGCACGCAGCGGCGGTGCGGTGCGTCGAGAAGGCGACGTTCAACGCCCTGGTCGCCAACGAGTCCATGACCGGCCGTCGGGGACACCGCACGCCGGCCCTCTACGGCCCGAGCCCGCGCGAGCTCGATGTCCTGGGGCTGATCACCCGCGGCTGCTCCAACCCCGAGACCGCGGCCCGGCTCGCGCTCAGCGCCCGCACCGTCACCACCCACATCGTGCACATCTTCGAGAGGCTCGGATGCGGCAAACTGCGGCGATCGCCCTGAGGGAGGGGGGTGGAGTTCGCCGGCGGATGACTGCCGCAGCGTGCGTCAGATCTTCTCCGGGTCACGCGGTGAGCGGCCAGCTGGACGGGTATCGGCCCGGTGGCGCGGGCGAGCTGCGGTTGGCGGGTCCGGATCTCCCCGGATTCCCCCAGTGTCTGAGGGGACCTCGATACCCCGGCTCCAGGGCCTCTTCGAAGGAGGACGAGGAGATCGCCCGCATCGATTCTCCTCGGAGACCGCGGCTACGATGCCGCCTACCGGGTTCCCCACATCATTGTCATATGAAGGCGACGAGCATCAGCACGCTCCTGCCGATGATGCTGCATCTTGCTGACCTCCGAGGCTCGCAAGCTGCTGACCTGCAGCGATGTTCGTTGATTGTGATGTGGTGGAACTTCGTCGGCCGCACTGGCGAGCAGATCCGCCAGGCCCGCGAGGACTGGATGAAGTGTAGATCGGCGGCTGCCACGTCCCCTCTCGGGACTGCACCGCCGCGCGCGCCCCCTCATCCGTCCGTGATCCCGGCGCATCGCCCGGCAAAGAACTGACGTATCGTCAATGAAGTCGGCATCTGGTCAGCATGAGTCCCTGGCCGTTCCGGGGCAGATACCTCAACAGGCCCTGCTGCGACCGAGATCCCGGGCAGAATGCGCCGTCTCGCCCCAGCGGAGCGATGTTCCTCACAAGCATCGAACGGGGGTGTCGGTGTAAGGTCGGGGCCGCCCTTGACCTGCAGGAAGCAGGCAGGGAGCCGTCTTCGAGGAGTCCACAGTGCTGCGCACTCTGTTCAAGTCCAAGATCTGACTATTTGGCGTCGCCGCAGGTCAGGGGCATCATGTGCCCCCCTCAAGTCAGCAAACGGTCAGCACGCGTCCCCGCCGTGTCCCGCTTGCTGACCTCCGACCCGCGGTGCGGCGCCTGAGCACGGTTCTTGGGCTGGAACGGATGGTCCGACACATGGCCCGACAGCTCGCCCGCGGCATGGGGTCCTGCTTCAAGGACTGCGGCTGCGCCAAGCCCACCCGCTGCCCCACCCGTACATGATCCGTTTCCGGGACGCGCTCGGCAGGCAGCGCGAGGAGTCCGGTTACGGCACGCAGGACGACGCGATCGAACGCCTCACACAGCTCTACGCGGAGAAGAAGACCACGGCGCCGTCCGTGGCGGCGGCCCGCCGGGAACTGGGCCAGCAGACGGTCGAGGAGTACGCGAAGCAGTGGCGGCCCCGGCAGCGCAAGATCACGGACTACTCCACCGGCGAGCACGTCGACAGCTCGATCAACGTACGCATTGTCCCCCGCCTCGGATCACGAAAGCTGAACTCGGTCACGCCGATGGTGATCGAGCGGTTCCTGGACGAGATGGAAAGCGACGGGGTCGGCCTAGGGAACCAGGTGAACATGTTCCGGGTTCTCAAGACCATCCTGCGGGACGCGTACGCCAAGGGGGCCATGGCGGACGACCCGGTGAAGGGAGTCCAGGAACCGGAATACGTGCGCGAGCAGGTGGCCATCCCGTCGCTCGCCTACGTGAAACAGGCGTTGGCTGTAGCCGACGAGGACCTTGCGCTGGAGATCGTCATGATGGCGGGGTGCGGCCTGCGTAATGGTGAGGCGCGGGCGGTGAACGTCAACAATGTCGTGGCACAGGATGTCTACCGGGTGCGGGAGCAGATCCACTCGAACACGCTGAAGCCGGCAAAGCTGAAGCACCGCAAGGTGGGGGAATTCCGAGAGGTGCCCCTGCCTCGGTCGGTGCGAGAGGCGATCGAACGGTACGAGGCCAAGCACGGCGCCACGAAGGACGGCTACCTCCTGCGTGGCCCGGGCGGCTACTTCACCGAAGGCATGGAGCGGCGCCGCGCGAAGCGGCTCTTCACGGACCTCCCGCCGGAGAAGGGCGTCGGGATGTACGGCTTCCGCCACTACTTCGCCTCGAACGCCCTCGGGAACGGCATCCCCATCACCGACGTCGCTGAATGGATGGGCCACAAGTCCATCGAGGAGACGTACCGGACCTACCGACACCTGATGCCGGGCAGCATCACCAAAGCCGCGCGGATCCTGGACGCCGGTCTCTGGGAAGCGGCCTGATTCCGCTGCCTCTGAGAACAACAGGTTCTTCGTCTGCTGGTGGTACACGCCGTGCGTGGGTGTCTGACCAGTGGAGATGGGCTCGATTCGGCCGGGCGGGGCGTGGTTGGTCCGTGTATGGCCCGGATCCTGGGTCGCAGAGTGGGCGGTGGGCGCCGCGCGTAGGACGCCACCGGGGCGGGTGCCGGCGGGCGGTCCTGGCGCGTCTGGACAGGATCCGACCAGCCCGCACCCGCCGCCGTGCGAACGGTGTGAGAGCAGGGCTCGGCTCTCCGGCGGTCTTGCACGCGCGGACAGTCCGTCCGGGGCTACGTTGTCCGGCTCGACCAAACGGAAACAGGGTCCGCCACGGCTAGTTCTGTGACCGCATAGGTTAGCCGGGTTGGTTGTCGTGGCGGTTGGATGTGCGGTGACGTCCGATCCGACCACTGGAGGCGCGGTGGCCGAGCCTGTCCGTGTGCGCAGACTGACCGACCAGGAGGGGCAGCGGCTGCAGCAGATCGTGCGCCGGGGCAGCACCAACTCGGTGCGCTATCGGCGCGCGATGATGCTGCTGGCCTCGGCCGGCGGGAATCGGGTGCCGGTGATCGCCCAGCTGGTGGCGGCCGACGAGGACACCGTGCGCGATGTGATCCACCGGTTCAACGAGATCGGCCTGGCCTGCCTGGACCCTCGGTGGGCGGGAGGCCGTCCCCGCCTGCTCAGCGATGACGACGAGGACTTCGTCGTCCAGACGGCCACCACCCGCCCCACCAAGCTCGGCCAGCCTTTCACTCGCTGGTCGCTTCGCAGACTCGTCGCCTACCTGCCCACAGTCCACGGCCGAGTGATCCGTATTGGCCGCGAGGCGTTACGCGGCCTGCTCGCCCGCCGTGGAGTCACCTTCCAGCGCACCAAGACATGGAAGGAATCCACCGACCCCGACCGCGAGGCGAAGCTGGACCGGATCGAGCACGTCCTGGACCGTTTCCCCGACCGGGTCTTCGCGTTCGACGAGTTCGGCCCACTCGGGATCCGGCCCACCGCAGGCTCGGGCTGGGCCGAACGGAAACACCCCGACCGGGTGCCGGCCACCTACCACCGCATCGCCAACTCCCACCACCCCAACCACACCGTGCAGACACGAGCCCTGCACGCCTATCTACGCTGGCGCAACGCCAACGCCCGCCACCGCGATGTCCTGGCCGCCGAACGCAAGGAACGCGCCCGCATCCGAAGCGAGAAGGGCATCCGTTGGGGCGGACGCCCCCTCAACACCGCAGCCTGACCAACCGCGAACTTACACAGCCACAGCGCATCATCGGTCTGCTCGTGGCCAAGCGCGGACGACCGAAGCGTTGTGAAGATGATCTCGGCTGGGCAGATCCGGAGCCCCGAACGGGGCCGGTTCAGGAGAAGGACGGCGCCAGAGGAGAATGGCTCAGGAGGCGGACGGCTCGATCTCCCCCGCGAAGACGATGACCTGGTCGATGAGGCTCCGCCGCAGATGGACGACGTCCGTTCCCGCCAGGCGGGGGCCTCCATCCGGCGTCGTGAAGACCCACTGGTACCGGGCCCACTCGTCCGGCATGTCCACCGCCGAACAGCGCACCATCGTGCCGGTCCCCGCGGGGTGGCGCCGGATGTCCAGCACGAACCGCTCGACCGCCTCGATCCCCTCACTGCGGCCCAACGGTCCCCAGAAGACCACGTCCGAGGTGAGGGCCTGGGAGAGCAACGCAGTCACATAGCTGTCGTCCGAGGCGTTGAACGCGGAGATGAACGTGTCGATCGCGGACCGCGCGGTCTCTTCCTGCATGCACCAGTAATACCAGTCTCCTCGCGGAACGCGCTCGTCCCGTGAGCCATCCTCCGACCACGGTGAACCATCCCGGTCACAGCACTAGCGTCCGGGAGTTCCCGTCTGCCCCGGAGACTCGCCATGCATGTATCCGCCGCTCCTCACCACGACGCATCCCGTCACCCGCCACGCTTAGGACGGATTCGGTGATGTGACCCGGACCGCCGAGGCGCTCAACGTCCACCCGAACACCCTCTGTACCGGGGCCGCAAGGCGGTCGCCCTGAGCGGGATCAGCCTCGACGACCCAGACCAGCGGCTCGTCGCGATGCTGCAGCTGCGCTTGGCCGAAAAACGGCGAGCCCATCGCGAAGGCCCCCTTCCCGGCCGGTATTCCGTTGCCCCAGCCCGGTGGACCGGTCGGTTGACAGCCGCTCGTGGTGAGGCACGGGTGGTCGTCGGAGGGCCGGAACCTGGTCCTCGCCCGGCGCCGTGTCCCTGTGCCGTCCGGGGTCGAGGTCGCGCACACCAGCAGTCGTGCGGCAGGCCGTCGGGCGCGAGGAGGGAGACCTCCTTTCTGCCCATGACGGGGCTGACAATGACGACGGCCGGCGCCGCGGGCGGTCGCACCGCCACAGCCCGGCGCCGGCCGGTTCGTTCAGGAGCTGGGTACGGAGTCCTTGAAGACGGTCCCGGACGTGCGGAAGCCGGCGACCTTCGCGGCCACCTGGGCCGGGGTGAGGACCTCGTCCTTCACGTGGAGCATGTAGTCGACCCGCTCCTCGTAGGCGCGGGTGGTCGTGGAGGTTTGTCCGGCGAGGTCGATCAGCCACTGGTTGAAGTGGATCGACATGGGCCGCTCGGGCAGATAGCGGGCGTCGTGCCGGGCGAACTCCTTGCCGTCGATGTAGTAGACGAGTGCCGTGTCGTCGATGGTCAGGACGAGGTCGTGCCAGCCGGCCTGGCTCGTGCGGGCCTCGGTGTGCTGGTTGACCGCCTCCCAGGGGTCGGGGCGGAAGGTCTCCCAGGAGGTCGTGTAGAGGACGTTTGCCGTCTCGCCCCAGCCGCCGTTG
The sequence above is a segment of the Streptomyces sp. NBC_01255 genome. Coding sequences within it:
- a CDS encoding sensor histidine kinase; this encodes MSTGRALWRRVPPWAVDGGLVVLAVLDAWINLYGEGTPLVWACVALGSTALFLRRRFPLAVFLFTLPMTLFMDVAVAPITALYTLAASTRNRPMLAGCALLNAGVDTLVWPLSDAFDGDRTWTLVQFVYTLATAVAPVLFGQLVQARHDVARQLVEVEEAREHERALHAQTVLASERAQLAREMHDVVSHQVSLIAVQAGAMQVAAKDLDAREAARTIRTLSTNTLDELRHMVTLLRASGGRETALTPQPTLADLQQLIANSGIETTLAGELPAGISTTAQRTVYRTVQEALTNVRKHAPGARAEVRLWHDAHHFGVTVTNSAPTRPSVALPSAHHGLIGLKERAELLDGVLTAESTPQGGYKVELRAPARSD
- a CDS encoding ABC transporter ATP-binding protein, with product MNTASAPETTGAESLLVRETLKALYGYVRPHRWTVVLGLLLALVGAAGGLLQPLATKALVDRLSSGGTLTTILLALTVLVLLSTVAEAFGAYILERTAESVVLAARRSLIGRLLHLRLTAVDRMQPGDLMSRVTSDTTLLRAVSTQAVVNAATGALTLIAAVVVMAFLDAVLLGVTLVVVAAVGAGAALVMPKIGQAAERSQAAVGEMSTGLERAFGAFRTVKASGAEQRETARIEASARRAWRHGVRGAKWEALLGTADNLAVELAFLAVLSVGGARVASGDIPVSTLIAFLLYLFYLMEPVYKLVEAASAYQEGAAAISRIKEVDRLAAERPATYKPVRTEARPASVRFEDVSFRYGPGLPPIHQQVDFEVPGAGMTAFVGPSGAGKSTVFSLIERFYETTGGRILVDGKDIRQWPLAELRSAIGYVEQDAPVLAGTLRENLVFSAPGATDDDIRAVLARTRLDTLVDRLPHGLDTLVGHRGSKLSGGERQRVAIARALLRRPRLLLLDEATSQLDAVNELALRDVIAETARETTVLVVAHRLSTVTNAERIVVMDAGTVRAIGTHEELVDRDELYTQLAATQLLTPAGRPGG
- a CDS encoding tyrosine-type recombinase/integrase, giving the protein MIRFRDALGRQREESGYGTQDDAIERLTQLYAEKKTTAPSVAAARRELGQQTVEEYAKQWRPRQRKITDYSTGEHVDSSINVRIVPRLGSRKLNSVTPMVIERFLDEMESDGVGLGNQVNMFRVLKTILRDAYAKGAMADDPVKGVQEPEYVREQVAIPSLAYVKQALAVADEDLALEIVMMAGCGLRNGEARAVNVNNVVAQDVYRVREQIHSNTLKPAKLKHRKVGEFREVPLPRSVREAIERYEAKHGATKDGYLLRGPGGYFTEGMERRRAKRLFTDLPPEKGVGMYGFRHYFASNALGNGIPITDVAEWMGHKSIEETYRTYRHLMPGSITKAARILDAGLWEAA
- a CDS encoding response regulator, giving the protein MILNASDGIEVVATAEGAQAADVIRRERPDVVLLDIRMPDVDGLTVLRKIQELAAPPHVAMLTTFDTDEYILTALRSGAAGFLLKDTEPEQLAQLVRTLAAGGVVMSPKASRALLRGHPGAGAPQDAEVARVNLLSDRERAVLVLVAEGLSNAEIGTRIHLSAGTVKDHVSSILNKLRVAGRVQAALLAERAGLLGRNGDNPSRDNGR
- a CDS encoding DUF418 domain-containing protein, with the protein product MTQIQPPQENSPPLPRTSTESARKLSGGPSTGRLVGVDLARALAVFGMYIVHIGPPLSATDGVARWVRYLADGHSSVLFATLAGFSLMLIAGRREPKTGLAGRQAKARIAIRAVVLLALGTVLAMEYGGVIILGFYGVYFLLALPLLRLSAKALAITAAGLALVTPQLAFVLNSRLSESVQQTIDAYDPLKKISEVGVLDLLLTGFYPTITWMSFVVAGMALARLDLSSVPVQRRLAALGAALTVGAYGLSLLLAGKDALRSMAEDGKSSAGFEKASSFGSGSFEAPQRAASELLSAGPHSGTTFDIIGSVGVAILVVVGATVLMDRLPRLRSLAKPVIAVGTMSLTAYVGHFLAQPMLGISAGESSQTSWIPVLLFILGAIAFAAGWSRFFRRGPMEALLNAATKTAKHIR
- a CDS encoding helix-turn-helix domain-containing protein, which translates into the protein MAEPVRVRRLTDQEGQRLQQIVRRGSTNSVRYRRAMMLLASAGGNRVPVIAQLVAADEDTVRDVIHRFNEIGLACLDPRWAGGRPRLLSDDDEDFVVQTATTRPTKLGQPFTRWSLRRLVAYLPTVHGRVIRIGREALRGLLARRGVTFQRTKTWKESTDPDREAKLDRIEHVLDRFPDRVFAFDEFGPLGIRPTAGSGWAERKHPDRVPATYHRIANSHHPNHTVQTRALHAYLRWRNANARHRDVLAAERKERARIRSEKGIRWGGRPLNTAA
- a CDS encoding response regulator transcription factor — translated: MTPRTPWGRIDPLHAAAVRCVEKATFNALVANESMTGRRGHRTPALYGPSPRELDVLGLITRGCSNPETAARLALSARTVTTHIVHIFERLGCGKLRRSP
- a CDS encoding nuclear transport factor 2 family protein translates to MQEETARSAIDTFISAFNASDDSYVTALLSQALTSDVVFWGPLGRSEGIEAVERFVLDIRRHPAGTGTMVRCSAVDMPDEWARYQWVFTTPDGGPRLAGTDVVHLRRSLIDQVIVFAGEIEPSAS